In the genome of Andrena cerasifolii isolate SP2316 chromosome 5, iyAndCera1_principal, whole genome shotgun sequence, one region contains:
- the LOC143369258 gene encoding 3-hydroxyisobutyrate dehydrogenase, mitochondrial: protein MSVFILSTSLLVHSAAGARCFSRVGFVGLGNMGGHMARNLLKKGHKLTVFDVNGSAVSSLTKAGANGVSSAAEVVKDADVVVSMLPSNQHVLDVYSGKYGILSSAKRSALLIDSSTIDPFVSQTLAKEASKSGARFIDCPVSGGVNAAKDGTLTFMVGGSRENFELAKPLLESMGSRIVHCGDVGMGQAAKLCNNMLLAVSMIGTAEAFNLGQKLGLDASVLADIVNSSSGRCWSSELYNPVPGILDNVPSSKNYEGGFGTALMAKDLGLAQSAAMKAEATIPLGSLAHQIFRAIIAQGHAKKDFSFVYHFLKGQK from the exons ATGAGCGTCTTCATTCTATCCACTTCGCTCCTTGTCCATTCTGCTGCGG GAGCACGATGCTTCTCGCGAGTAGGGTTCGTTGGTTTAGGCAACATGGGTGGTCACATGGCGAGGAACCTCTTGAAGAAG GGTCACAAATTGACCGTCTTCGATGTCAACGGGTCAGCCGTTTCGAGTCTAACGAAAGCGGGTGCTAATGGTGTCTCAAGTGCTGCCGAGGTAGTCAAAGACGCAGATGTTGTTGTTTCGATGCTGCCGTCGAACCAGCACGTCCTAGATGTTTACAGTGGCAAATATGGCATattaag TTCAGCAAAAAGAAGTGCCCTGCTCATCGACAGCAGCACCATAGATCCATTTGTGTCCCAAACGTTGGCAAAAGAGGCTAGCAAATCCGGGGCTAGGTTTATAGACTGCCCAGTGTCTGGAG GCGTGAATGCTGCTAAAGACGGCACGTTGACGTTTATGGTGGGAGGGTCGAGGGAAAATTTCGAGCTTGCCAAGCCGCTGTTAGAATCAATGGGATCTAGGATCGTGCACTGCGGGGACGTGGGTATGGGCCAAGCTGCGAAATTATGCAACAACATGCTTCTGGCTGTTAGTATGATCGGCACAGCGGAAGCGTTCAATCTTGGGCAGAA GCTGGGCTTGGACGCAAGCGTGTTGGCTGACATAGTAAACTCGAGCTCTGGTAGGTGCTGGTCCTCGGAACTGTACAATCCTGTTCCAGGAATTCTCGATAATGTGCCAAGCTCTAAAAATTACGAG GGAGGCTTTGGGACAGCTTTAATGGCTAAAGACTTGGGCCTGGCGCAGTCAGCTGCGATGAAAGCGGAGGCAACTATCCCCTTGGGTTCTTTGGCCCATCAAATTTTTAGAGCGATTATTGCTCAGGGACACGCAAAGAAAGACTTCAGTTTTGTCTACCACTTCTTGAAAGGACAGAAGTGA